In Candidatus Neomarinimicrobiota bacterium, one DNA window encodes the following:
- a CDS encoding RNA polymerase sigma factor has translation MINMIPRVQKEADHLFRDIVKNHSSLIYNLALMKCNQVTLAEDICQETFIRVYKGLQNFRDDSQLGTWIYRIALNVCHTMIKKESQLSSRMIPLGERADLEPEELNSDVQDIFIQEVEKDQIREAVSALSPLQSDAITLYYLKEFQYTEVAEIMDIPLNTVKSHIRRAKANLKLMLMEVYSET, from the coding sequence ATGATCAATATGATTCCCAGAGTTCAAAAAGAAGCAGATCACCTCTTTCGGGATATAGTAAAGAATCATAGTAGTCTTATTTATAATCTGGCGCTGATGAAATGCAATCAGGTCACCCTGGCCGAAGATATCTGTCAGGAAACATTTATTCGGGTTTATAAAGGGCTGCAAAATTTCAGAGATGATTCTCAGCTGGGTACCTGGATATATCGAATTGCCCTAAATGTATGCCATACCATGATCAAAAAAGAGTCTCAGCTATCCTCAAGAATGATTCCTCTGGGGGAAAGGGCGGATCTGGAACCTGAAGAACTCAATAGCGATGTCCAGGATATTTTTATCCAGGAAGTGGAAAAAGACCAAATCAGAGAAGCAGTTTCAGCTTTATCCCCCCTGCAATCTGACGCGATCACACTTTACTATTTAAAGGAATTTCAATACACAGAGGTGGCCGAAATTATGGATATTCCCTTAAATACGGTAAAATCCCATATTCGCAGAGCCAAAGCCAATTTGAAACTAATGTTAATGGAGGTCTATAGTGAGACCTGA